ACATATTCTCTATATATCACCAATATTTATTGTGGCCCTTCCTAATGTCAATCCTTATGATTTATATACTATTAGAGCCCATGCCATAttgattgaaaaaaaattatgattgAATCTTTTAATAGGAACAATGAGCAAAAAAATAGATTATTGATGTCCCAAGGACACCTATAGATTAATGGAACTCAATCATCATACAAAAGAGTAATTTATGTAGTCTGGTATCTATAGAATAGACTATATCCCTTATAGTTCCAAGAACTATATCCTTTGTAGTACTAAGCACCTTGTTAACTAAGCTATCTACTCATAAGTTGCAAACCAACCTTATGTATACGGTAATACACAATAGTACTTCATCGTTTAAAATATTGTCATTATTCTAATATGATTTAAAGTTGGGTACTAGATGATATTCACAAATAGAAAATCCTTCTAAGAAAATTTTGTCTATAAAGTATTTTATCATGCAATGCACTAAATTTTAGGTTTTGTTGTATAACATTTATATTAGCTAGCATGTGGTATTGTCATGCCAATAAGGTATAAAGCAACATATTATTTTGCATGTGGGGGGTTTTATGATAGAAAACATAAGTCATGTAAATGGATAGTTCACAACTTCATATGAGTTTAGAGTTTCTTGGAATCATGAGTACTGAAAGGTCGCTTATTTGTATAACTAGACTTCATGCAGCAAAATTTGaaagaaatataatataataaaagatggaacaAGGTACTAAAAGAAGTAAAAATTGGAGATATGTTTGTATGTGATACCACAAGTCAAGAATTGGTAATGGTGGCTATACTGAAAAATTTGTGAATATAGATAGTGTGAAGGTTATAACTATTGATTCATAGTGTGTAATAATGACAAACTAGACAAGGTGACTATCAACTTCAAGGAGATATCATAATCAGTGTTATTTGTGGTAAGCTCACATAATATATGATATGATTAAAATTGTATGACTCTTGATATTTCATGGGTTGGCTAAATAGATAGACACTTGGTATTCCCATAAAAGCATTCAATGGGTATtcaatgtgtgtgtgtgcgtgtgtgtgtgtgtgtattgaatatcttttctttgtgatagttttttttttctttcaaaatgagTTTTCATGTAAATTATTTAAATAGTATCATATAATAATGAGGATGCAAATTCTTATATTTACTTTCATATTTGTTGCTAAATATATTTTATAATCTTTTTTTACAACTTTTTAATACATAATCGTAAATTTATTTTATCCTAGTCTATACATCCTATTCAACTAGGGTTAAAATCCTCAACAATCGGTATTACAATGTAAGGTGGTTGTTCAAGAAGTTACTACTGAGCATTGGAGTGTAAAATTTGGCATGTGTGTAGGTATAACTCTATAAAAAATGGTGTGTTGTATTTCACATATAAATAGTGATAAAATAATACTTTCAAATATTTTTTCAGAAAGAACACCATTCAATCAATGGATAGCACCTCAAGGTGTAAACTAGAGAGATTAACTGTTAATAATTTTCAAGCTATGAAAGCTCAAGATGGAGGATATTCTATTGTAAAGAGATCAATGGATTGTTGTATCTTTCTCAACCAAACCACCAAGTATGTCTAATGAATACTAGATAAAATTGGATAAGAGTCCTATGAGTACTATTTTaacatatttatcaaactttatgTTGAACAATTCTAAATAGATGGTATGTTCATTGTGGAATAAGGCATGTACTTTTTTATTAATTGAGTAGAAAACTAGGGTGTCGACCCTTTCCAACAACAAGCCCTAACTTAGGCAAAGAAACATAGACCAAAAAGAGGCCTCTCATAGAATTCAATGTCATTAACAATCCACTTATAGTACATCCCAGTCCATGAATAGACATATTACATAAAATATACAACCCACATCAAGAATGGGAAGGACTTTTTCCCACAACATGGGGAAGAGTTTTGGAAGAGGAAAATAGACCTTTCCTCCATCGACAAATAATAATCCAAGCAATACTATCATCATGAGAACACATGTAGCAAAATATGGAGGAGGAGGAAAATCCTCCACCAAAGGCTAGCATTGAACAAGAGTAGAAGGAAGAGTAGGGTGCACACACTAGGTGCAAGATTCACCAACAAGGACCAGCATGCATTAAGAGGTTACATTTGTAGCAAGAGGTTCATCAACATCATGGGAGGGGTCATCATCATCTTCAGAGGATTCATCAAAAGAAGAACCAGAAGCCTAAACAATCAAGTGAGCACCATCAATGTCTTTCCACCAAGTGGGCATTCCCTTGCAACGCCAGAGAGAACAATATATGGTCAAGTGACCAGTTGAGAAGCATCAACGATATTGAAAGAGAGGCCCCCATAATGGAACGACTGAGTACATGGCTTATCCCCAACCGTGAGAAATATATCTCTAGGAAGAGGCATGGAGATGTCAATATTGATCAAAATGCAGACTGACTCATGAAgtggtatcatcaaccttcaagaagagGCTAATAGAGTTGtcaatggcctcataacaagaattcTCCCAAAATTGGAGGGCAAGATTGGGAATACAAACCCACACAAGACACACATTAAGTGGTTTAGTAAGAGGGTTAAAGGAAGTTGTCTAGGGTGTGATTGAGAGGGGGTATACTCTTCAAGCCCTCAACTTGATCAACAAGTCACaatcaacaaacaaagaaaagaacatcgAGACTCATTATTTCTTCACCAACCATTTTCTTTGTTCAAACTTAATACCATGAACATTGAGACTCTTAAATACCTCTTCCAATTCCCTCTTTTCTGCACTCTATTATTTATTAACATTGAGCATGAGTGTTTAACATTGACAAGACTCTGCTGAATATCTACCTATTTAATACCTCTTCCCATTCCTTCATTTCTACACTATCATACTCTATTATTTGAGGCATTGGATATTTGGAAAATAGAAGGATAGAAAGAATGGTTGCAATAGCAACATATTATTTTTTTGAGAATGAGAAATTGGTGGATGAATCCTTACTCTACAATAGGATTAAGTTCATATTCATATAAACCACTACACAAGTACCTCTAAAATGATCTCAAATGGTCAAAATTAAGGTTGGTACATAGCCTACACTACTTATCTAGATTGGGTTGAATACATAGGTACTCGATCTTTGGATATAGAAACATATCATCTAAATATAACAAGATTTTGTTTTGCAAACATTTGATTCGAAGTGGATAACTATTAAAGATACTCTTGACTTGGTATAATGCAAAAATTACTAGAACTACTAACCCTTACTCCTAGtctaaaaaataatacaaaatttgATGGTCAAAtgaatttttttcttaaatttactTATTAAAGCCCCATTTATTGAAACTTAAATAAATTCACTAATTACATTGCCTTAAAATTTCCCTTATTTTGAAACTTATCGTGTAATGATGGATTAAaggaaaaaagattaaaaaaaactaaaacggGAAAAAAGGCAAAGGCATGAAAAAATCAATTAGAAAACGTAAACGAAAAGCAagcccaaaaaaaattatttaaaaaagcaAGATGTATCCATGTTGCCCTCTCTACCAACTTGTATTTGCGCAAATGTGAACGAGTGAAATTCCTTGCGAAATGACCACGAGCGTTGAACATTGACGCGACTCTCTATTAAAACCTTTTACTATCTTTGTCTCAGATGCCCAAATTCCTTGTTCACAACTTTTCCTTTGTTCAAACTTATTTGGGTCACCACCACGAGCGTTGAACCAGACGCTGTTGAATATTCACCTATTTAATGCCTCTTCCCATTCCTTCTTCTCAGCACTCTCATATTCTCTGTTATTATTCCAACCGTTTCACATTTGAAAGAAAGAATGGCTGCAGTAGCAACTTGTCAAATTTCAGAGAATGAGAAATTGGTGGATCGAAGTTGTCAAATTTCAGAGGATGAGAAATCGGTGGATCGAAGGATGGGCAAATATCATGCCAATGTTTGGCACGACGATTTCCTCCAATCCCTTTCATCGCCATATGGGGTATGTGGGTGTCtctctttaattctttaatttgctcattcattcattcatttatgtgGGTTCTGTTTTGATTTATCTGCAACCTCAATCTTCATTGTTCTGTTTTGACTTAACCTGTTTAATTGTTGATCAACAGGAAGCTTCATACCGTGAGAGGGTGGAGAGCTTGATTGAGCAGATCAAGGAAAACGCATTCAATCCTCTGCTTGGAGACGGAGAAATATGTCCCTCCTCTTCTGACATACTTCAGAGATTCTTCATAGTTGACGCTGTGCAACGATTAGGAATTCATcgatattttgaaaaagaaatcaaGGCGCTTCTTGATTATACATACAAGTACTGCCCGCGCGCCTTCCATTTTTCCATTCTTTTCTCTTACTTGCCGATTTCATTTGATTACTGATTATATCTCTTTAAACAGGTATTGGAATGCAAATGGTATTTCATGGGGGAGTCAAAATTCCACTGCAGATCTCCGCTCTACCGCTTTGGGATTTCGAATTCTTCGCCTCAATGGATATCATGTATCTCCAGGTTTCTATTTTAAACTTTGCTGTTTCAATTCTAACAATAGCTATCGATTTAATCAGATCACAAGTATTctgaaataaattaacatttaacaATATTTTGTTTTGATCCAAGCAGAGGTATTTAGAAATTTTCAAGATGAAAATGGACAGTTCGTTTTGACGCCATCGGTTGAAGAAGGCAACAATGAAATAAGAAGTGTGTTGAGTTTATATCAAGCTGCAGAGATTTGTTTTCCAGGAGAAACAATTCTGAGAGAGGCTAAATCATTTGCCTCTCGATACCTTCAACAAACACTTGGACAGAGCCACGAGAAAAGCCAGCTTTTGACAGAGGCAAGTACTGCATTCAATTTTAATCATTAAGTTACTATTTTATTCCACAGTATTGATTTAACAAGTGGTCCATTTCATTAAAATGTGCAGGTTGATTACTTTCTGAAATTTTCTTGGAGATCCAGAAATCCACGATGGGAAGCATGGAGCTCCATACAAatatttagacaagatgttgattctTGGATGTCAATGGAGGGCGTTTATAAGTGAGTACATCAATATTTTCTCTTCTAAACACATTTTTTTAAGGTACCTGAAATGTGAAGATTCATCTGTTTTGTTTTGAATATGTTAAATCTTCTTGGATTAGATAGAACTCAAATTGAAAATATTCTACTTTTACTAACGTATTTTATTGTTCATGAAGTCAATTTTGAGTGTGATCTCAATAGCTATAGACAAGAGAGGATGAAAATATGAGCTAACTTATTTTATTTGAACATGATGTTTTCTTTCAGGATTCCAAATGAGATTTGTCAAAATATTTTGGAAGCGGCAATATTAGATTTCAACATAATACAAGCTCAACATCAGATTGAGCTCAAAATTATATCCAAGTAATATATCTACAATGAAAATTGTGTTAACTAAATAAAATAGTTTATCATGTCATTTAGAGTACTTGTGATATTAATTATATTGGAATAACGTGTATGTGGTGATATAATGTGTAGATGGTGGACTGAAGCAAGTGTAAACAAGCTTAATTTCTTTCGACACCGACATGTGGAGTATTATCTTGCATATGCCTGTGGATTGTATGAACATGAATTCTCTCTAACTCGAGTTGGATATGCTAAGCTCGGTACCATAATTacagtcattgatgacatttttgacACTTATGGAACCTATGATGAGCTTATACATTTTAAGGAAGCTGTGATCAAGTAAGTATAGTGTTTTCTATTAATTTGTGGAGCATCATATTGGGAATCATAAATATTATTTGATTATCATTTTTCTTTAACAAAATAACtaattttctttcatttcatgcttACTCAGTTGGGATATGTCTATGATGGATCGTTTTCCCAAATTTATGCGAATTTGTTTGCAATTTACTCATGAAACATACATGGAATTAGTTGATGAAGTGGAGAAAATACATGGTCCACGTGCACGTAAGTGGATGCAAGAATATGTAAGTCACGAGATCAAATTTATCCATCaaacatttgatattaaaatatataaacaaatatcTTATTTTTGTGTAAAATACTTATAAATCTTACAATATATTTCATATATCTTCTATTGCAGTGGACAAATCTTATTTTGGCAGAATTTAAAGATGCAGAATGGATTGCTACTGACTATCGCCCTACTttggatgaatatttgaagaatgCCCTCGACTCTTCAACTGTACCCGTGGTCACACTATTTCCAATGCTTTTGATTAACACATCTCTTCCTGATGATATTCTAGAAAGAATCAAAAAAATTGAGCTTGATGTAATGCTGGGTTGTAGATTAATTGACGATTGCAAAGATTTCCAGGTATTTATCGACCAAACTTAGCTAGACCTATCTTACTATCCATGAatcatatattttaaaaataaaaatcacaTATATCCTTGTTCTAAATGAGCATATTTAATTTTGAAGGAACAACTTGAAAATGGAGAGAATGCTTCTTGGCTGGATTGTTACATAAGAGATAACCCTGGAACCACAATGGAGCAAGCTTTGGAGCATGCGAGAATTCTCACCGAGTTACACATGGAACAATTAACCAAAGATTTTCTATTTTATGAGAATGATATACCAACATGTTGCAAAAAGGTGTATTTTGATTGTATGTATAGATGGGTAGCTTTCTTATGGAGGGACATTGATGGGTTTTCAACTTCATTCAAGGGTACAAAGGATGACATAATGAAACTCTTGATCAATCCTATACATTTGATCTCTGATAAAAGAAATATGTAAAAAATCTAAATAAGGTTGACTCTATGCATTGTTCTTTTTGAGATCCCAACTAAATAGACAAATATAAATGTTCTTAGGGCCCATATTAACCCTAGAGGATCCTCAATTATATCATAGGAAATTATTTTAGCATATTTTTTGATGTAGCATATATATAGATGCTTATATTTTCATCTATAAACGCACAAAATATAAACTTGTAGACATGATAATGTGTAGTTATACACCTTATTTCAAATTACTAGAATTGATATTTTGTAAATTAATGAATTTTTTTGTAATGGTTCTTAAATTATATCAAGAATATTTTGACAATTTTCAAAGATATTCATATGTGTTATTGAATGAAGTGTGTTATTATATCAATCAATCACAATTCCACTTATGTTAAAAGAGTGTATTTATAGAAAAACACTTTTTGAGAAATAAAGACAACATACTTTTTTAATTGTAAAAATGACAACTAAATTTACTCAAATGTTTTACTAAACCATCTAAATAAAATACTTCATAAACTAAAACAAAGACTATTAACAAATTTtacaatttattttataaaaaatatctacTTAAGAAAGTATAAAATGTTCTAAACGTAACAAAGATGACCTACAAGATTCTAACCACACTACAAGACTTGACTAGATACATATAAGGAGTTGATGTAGTTAATGTGAGAAAGTATGGGGAATGGAACTCAATTAAGTGCAATACACAAGACGTCTCAAACATAAAGAAAAGTCGAAGAGTGTAGCTGCCAGTGCATGACCATCGTTTACAGATTTAATGTTTCAAGTTCTTTGAAGATTAAAACAAACCTCTTGTAGACATGGTCAACTTCTCAATCATAATGTTAAAAAAATCACTTTAAATTATTAAGAGAAATCTTATTATTAAGTCatggttttgttttattttaaaaggTTTCTTTAGGTTATTAGatactattatttattatttaataatattttattatttataagaAATATTCAAATTTGTATGTTATGGtaatattatttttcatcaaaattaattattcaagttttattgaaaaaaatatgatgaaaaGAAGTTTTCTTTCTATATCATTTATGAAAAATATAATGGATTTTATAATTAGGGATTGTATAACTAAATTGAAGCATTATGACAACCATTGTGGTAGGATTTCCAAATTTTCATGTCCAAGTCAAAAAACCAAATCAAAAGGTAAAAAGTGGCGAAATATTAAGTTTTTTGGATTATCAAGATTTTGATCATCATTGTGCCTTGGTTCATATAGTAGTTCCCCTAAATCTGACTTACCTttctatagcatcataaattgtaacaaTATACAATTTATACCACTTTTTGTGCTCTTGCCTTAGTGTGACCCATTTTAGCTCTTATCCATGTTTGTTTTTGGCCTTTTACCTTGAAACTGAAGTCATTTTCTTGGATGGTGATTTGAATCCCTATCTCAAGTTGAGTGCACCCCATCTTTGGATTTGTCACCCTATTTTGGGTAGACAAGGTTCCCTTGTCCCCCTAGACAGGTCCCAAATTTGAAAATGTCTATGTGCACTTCCCACTAGTTGGTTTCATATCTTTGACCATTAGAGTTAAGCCTAATCAAGAAAATGCCTTGAGAACACTATATAAGAACAGTCTTCTAGTTCATTTTCACATCCACTATATTCAATTCACATCCACCTTCAAGCACTACAATCTTCAAGCATCAAGgtgacatttcatcccaccatattattTAGAAATTCTTCAAGATCTAGACATCATGGAGCAAAACATTATGTCAATATTCATGTAAGAATATGTTTGTGTTTGATTTCCTATTGAGGATGAAGTGATTGGATTCTAGGAAGAAGCCCTACCTTAAAAATAGGTCTTAGAATCAATAAGAGGAGTTGAAACTCCCTTTAATCATCATGATACACAgactgttttaaaaaaaataagagaTGAATCTCTTCTTAAGACTCCCCCTAGAATTAAtgtaaggaatttaagtagcggaacaacttcctacactaaccttgagaggagggtaatgcaaaaacttttccAGATCTTTACAATAGTTGCAGAAAATAGAAATGGATATGATGCACATCAAAAGGGGCACAATGCTCAaaagacaagttcaaatgttagtagattagtcacaaccaaaatgaaacacaaatgagcttaaaaaccttaagatgcatatcaagagagacataaAGCACACAATAAAGAACATACATagatgaaaaagggaaagaaaaccccccaagatgctctACAAAACGCTCATAGattttcctcccttgttcctcttctctccaagtcCCCCATGAGTGTATCTCTTAgattttagcactatccatggatgtcatatgaagattcaagatggttgtgaaaatgaaaacaaatgcttatgcaagtgtaaatgacttcctatgagaaagctcctaattagtTTATGTAAATCTTAATATAATAGCAATGCAAATGCTtcttaatgctctctaaaatgactataattttaatgcacaaaagactttcaatcctgaaaatgaagaataagagctctatttatatgggaaatagggcaatgggtcgtcaagattgagtaatcttaacaagggccaggattgaaagttaatcaatccatgtgatggctttcaacccaatcccatgatgacaaatgtcaacatgagatggcttgagaggagagggaagaagcattaaatttttgagatgacatgaaggttaccctaggaggatTTTGTCAATCTTGAgctagtgaataaagcttttatccaatgaataatgcctttatccaatggataaactcttgtgcaagagttaatggggataaccatggtcaaagcaatgaatgcttgaagagacccatgagttaaatgaaggttgagttagaagaaaatcctctaaccatgtgggtgagttgagttaaccattaatgtctatgtaagagccttaaatggttatgtaagagccataaatagtTTAGAAGACtctgggggttaacttgttgaaggataaaaatcctttaatgtgtttcaaagactttggaggctttgagaagtggcttctcttttcttaggaatgtgacaataattacgcgatg
This genomic stretch from Cryptomeria japonica chromosome 8, Sugi_1.0, whole genome shotgun sequence harbors:
- the LOC131067686 gene encoding sesquiterpene synthase Cad-like, with the translated sequence MAAVATCQISENEKLVDRSCQISEDEKSVDRRMGKYHANVWHDDFLQSLSSPYGEASYRERVESLIEQIKENAFNPLLGDGEICPSSSDILQRFFIVDAVQRLGIHRYFEKEIKALLDYTYKYWNANGISWGSQNSTADLRSTALGFRILRLNGYHVSPEVFRNFQDENGQFVLTPSVEEGNNEIRSVLSLYQAAEICFPGETILREAKSFASRYLQQTLGQSHEKSQLLTEVDYFLKFSWRSRNPRWEAWSSIQIFRQDVDSWMSMEGVYKIPNEICQNILEAAILDFNIIQAQHQIELKIISKWWTEASVNKLNFFRHRHVEYYLAYACGLYEHEFSLTRVGYAKLGTIITVIDDIFDTYGTYDELIHFKEAVINWDMSMMDRFPKFMRICLQFTHETYMELVDEVEKIHGPRARKWMQEYWTNLILAEFKDAEWIATDYRPTLDEYLKNALDSSTVPVVTLFPMLLINTSLPDDILERIKKIELDVMLGCRLIDDCKDFQEQLENGENASWLDCYIRDNPGTTMEQALEHARILTELHMEQLTKDFLFYENDIPTCCKKVYFDCMYRWVAFLWRDIDGFSTSFKGTKDDIMKLLINPIHLISDKRNM